Proteins encoded together in one bacterium window:
- a CDS encoding ABC transporter permease, whose amino-acid sequence MWLELLKEFWQDLKIHKTRALLTIMAIAWGTIAVVLLLAFGEGLSRQMQNGLLNAGNRIMIVYGGETGLAFQGLPKGRRVRMVEEDTGLLQQAIPMIAALSAQYRRNVSLTYKKFTTTTECEGVNPEFEEMRRMYPAAGGRFLNETDVAQQRRVLFLGGEIAGEIFGAEDPIGKTLLVDGVPFTVVGLMQKKIQTSMNNGPDVRRAVMPYTTFRTRYGYKYVNSILVRPSDPTRQEQVKSEIYRVLGRRYNFDPGDERALGIWDFIEQEKIGAKISLGIAIFLGSVGLLTLLIAGVGVANIMYIVVKERTREIGIKMAVGARRRVILAQFTFEALLIAMIGGALGLLFSVGVITGVRLLPAEDGPMQFLGRPVLSNVTMLLTTSLLMIIGLLAGFFPARKAASVDPVESLRYE is encoded by the coding sequence ATGTGGCTCGAACTTCTCAAGGAATTCTGGCAGGATCTGAAAATCCACAAGACGCGCGCGCTGCTCACGATCATGGCGATTGCGTGGGGCACGATCGCCGTGGTGCTGTTGCTCGCCTTCGGCGAAGGTCTGAGCCGGCAGATGCAAAACGGCCTGCTCAACGCCGGCAACCGCATCATGATCGTCTATGGCGGCGAGACCGGTCTGGCCTTCCAAGGCCTGCCCAAGGGCCGGCGCGTGCGCATGGTGGAAGAAGATACCGGCCTGCTGCAGCAGGCCATTCCCATGATCGCCGCCCTCAGCGCGCAATACCGCAGGAACGTGAGCTTGACCTACAAGAAATTCACCACCACCACCGAATGTGAAGGAGTGAATCCTGAATTCGAGGAAATGCGGCGCATGTATCCGGCGGCGGGCGGCCGCTTCTTGAACGAGACCGACGTGGCGCAGCAGCGCCGCGTGCTGTTTCTCGGCGGCGAAATCGCCGGCGAAATATTCGGCGCGGAAGACCCCATCGGCAAAACCCTTTTGGTCGACGGCGTGCCCTTCACCGTGGTCGGCCTGATGCAAAAGAAGATTCAAACCAGCATGAACAACGGCCCCGACGTGCGGCGGGCGGTCATGCCCTACACCACCTTCCGCACGCGCTACGGCTACAAATACGTGAACTCGATTCTGGTACGGCCCTCCGATCCCACGCGGCAGGAGCAGGTAAAAAGTGAAATCTATCGCGTGCTGGGCCGGAGGTACAACTTCGATCCCGGTGATGAACGCGCGCTCGGCATTTGGGATTTCATCGAGCAGGAAAAGATCGGCGCGAAAATTTCGTTGGGCATTGCGATCTTCCTGGGTTCGGTGGGCTTGCTTACGCTGCTGATCGCAGGCGTGGGGGTGGCCAACATCATGTACATCGTGGTGAAGGAACGCACGCGCGAAATCGGCATCAAGATGGCGGTGGGCGCGCGGCGGCGCGTGATTCTGGCGCAGTTCACCTTCGAGGCGTTGTTGATCGCGATGATCGGCGGCGCGCTCGGTTTGCTGTTTTCCGTGGGCGTGATCACCGGCGTGCGGCTGCTGCCCGCCGAAGACGGGCCGATGCAGTTTCTCGGCCGGCCGGTCTTGTCGAACGTCACCATGCTGCTCACCACCAGCCTGCTCATGATCATCGGTCTGCTGGCCGGCTTCTTCCCTGCTCGCAAGGCCGCGAGCGTCGATCCGGTGGAATCGCTGCGGTATGAGTGA
- a CDS encoding B12-binding domain-containing radical SAM protein: MGSAGQIPAAKQKVLLIQPPVEDFYQTSIRTLPVGLLYLAGSLQQNGIAVEILDCQATPQKHIIPPPPEFAYLKRYYQPGNLSPWKLYSHFRHYGLPWEDIRERIRRSGADVIGISSLFTPFYREALRVAALAKEIDRSRPVILGGAHVNACPAQVLADPNVDFILLGEGERTLPELVTALRDDRLAALAGLRGVGYKVNGSLRLPEHGDLIEDIESLPLPARELIDAERYRLGRQRMTMLITSRGCPYHCTFCSIFLTAGRRFRVRSINSIIDEMKLCRERFGTGVFDIEDDNFTYDQKRASRLLAAIRAEFGPDQIELLAMNGISAANLSESLLAEMQAAGFRHLNLALVADAPARQRQLKRPGATFHFDRIVGRGAELGFRQVNYLILGLPGATILEMITAIIHLMERPVLIGPSVFYATPGTASYEQCRAAGLLTSPELALQRSSCFPVETPEFSRRDLVTLFRICRLLNFLKAQLAEQASATGKTALAWQELLTLPPAVPAPPRAGELHTFAHKLTEAEIGGWLAAAAFRERIFLGLRLLRRSTEGFCYQVYEEESSPQVLELFLRVAEGKEICSVTNARVKMTEAQRVSASG, from the coding sequence ATGGGCAGTGCAGGGCAAATCCCGGCGGCAAAGCAGAAAGTTCTCCTCATCCAACCGCCGGTCGAAGATTTTTACCAAACCAGCATTCGCACGCTGCCGGTGGGTCTGCTCTATCTCGCCGGATCACTGCAGCAAAACGGCATTGCCGTGGAGATACTCGATTGCCAGGCCACGCCGCAAAAACACATCATCCCGCCGCCGCCGGAATTTGCCTATCTCAAGCGCTACTATCAGCCCGGCAATCTGAGTCCCTGGAAACTCTACAGCCATTTCCGGCATTACGGTTTGCCGTGGGAGGACATCCGCGAGCGTATTCGCCGTTCCGGCGCCGATGTGATCGGCATCTCTTCCCTGTTCACGCCGTTCTATCGCGAAGCCTTGCGGGTCGCGGCGCTGGCAAAAGAGATTGACCGCAGCCGCCCGGTGATTTTGGGTGGTGCGCATGTCAACGCGTGCCCGGCACAGGTACTCGCGGATCCCAATGTCGATTTCATCCTCTTGGGCGAAGGCGAGCGCACGCTGCCGGAACTGGTGACTGCCTTACGGGATGATCGTCTCGCGGCCCTTGCCGGGCTGCGCGGCGTTGGCTATAAAGTGAACGGCAGCCTGCGCCTGCCGGAACACGGCGATTTGATTGAAGACATTGAATCCCTGCCGCTGCCCGCGCGCGAGTTGATCGACGCCGAGCGCTACCGCCTCGGCCGCCAGCGAATGACCATGCTGATCACCAGCCGCGGCTGCCCGTATCACTGCACGTTTTGCTCGATCTTTCTCACCGCCGGCCGGCGCTTTCGCGTGCGCTCGATCAACAGCATCATCGATGAAATGAAGCTGTGCCGCGAACGTTTTGGCACCGGCGTCTTCGACATCGAGGATGACAATTTCACCTATGATCAAAAGCGCGCCAGCCGGCTGCTCGCGGCGATCCGCGCGGAGTTCGGGCCGGATCAAATCGAGCTGCTGGCGATGAACGGGATCTCCGCGGCCAACCTCAGCGAGAGTCTGCTGGCGGAGATGCAGGCCGCCGGCTTTCGCCACCTCAATCTCGCGCTGGTCGCCGACGCCCCCGCACGCCAGCGCCAACTCAAGCGTCCCGGCGCCACCTTTCATTTTGATCGTATCGTCGGCCGTGGTGCTGAACTGGGCTTCCGCCAGGTGAATTATCTCATTCTCGGCTTGCCGGGCGCGACCATCCTGGAGATGATCACGGCCATCATCCATCTCATGGAACGGCCGGTGTTGATCGGGCCGAGCGTGTTCTACGCCACGCCCGGCACCGCGAGCTACGAACAGTGCCGCGCCGCGGGTTTGCTCACCTCCCCGGAATTGGCGCTGCAGCGCTCGAGCTGTTTTCCGGTGGAGACGCCGGAATTCTCCCGCCGCGATCTGGTGACGCTGTTTCGCATTTGCCGCCTGTTGAATTTCCTCAAGGCGCAGCTCGCGGAACAGGCGAGCGCCACCGGCAAGACTGCGCTGGCGTGGCAAGAGTTGTTGACTCTCCCGCCTGCGGTGCCAGCGCCGCCGCGTGCAGGTGAGCTTCACACTTTCGCACACAAACTCACCGAGGCTGAAATCGGCGGCTGGCTGGCAGCAGCGGCATTCCGCGAGCGGATTTTTCTCGGCCTGCGCCTGCTGCGTCGCAGCACAGAGGGCTTCTGCTATCAGGTTTATGAAGAGGAATCCTCCCCGCAGGTGCTTGAACTTTTTCTGCGGGTAGCCGAAGGGAAGGAAATCTGCAGCGTGACCAACGCGCGCGTGAAAATGACAGAAGCGCAGCGGGTTTCGGCTTCGGGATGA
- a CDS encoding TonB-dependent receptor, with product MSTAFIFRHSLARPRLCALAVFFLFVIVNQGRPYGTITGQVRDAETGDALPGANVLIARTLLGASADANGRYQIAKVPAGSYTVSASLIGYSTQRLTIQVNDDSTLVLNLALRSSAIPFDQVIVTGSRQAEELHAAAHSVSVLASSEIRQRNRFRIDEALQSIPAVQLIGENVSVRGGTGYSLLGLGGSRVLMLIDDVPVLTSDLGRANWDLLPVTEIERVEVLKGAASVLYGSGGISGVVNVITREPAKTPQLSFRQSAGVYDDPAVPEWRWTGRTLYFTRSDVSYTNVLGRLGFRLAASRHTSTSDRDNGDFSRWYLSSKSVLQFRDNSNLRLFLTYNRDARGFSLFWKEQNRALSTDFHDRINVDGFAASAVYNKLVNPVLAMKARLSYNAQLIGLPFNLSKDFKPALGWSGELQGNWLPHINHNVTLGVDYRRDMVESKYYGEHQASSLSPYVQETWKLSGVWQLSVGARYDHYVLVGDSAETQISPKLGFSFTPLPNTILHASVGRGFRAPSIAERFSESQPGDNVRLFSNPVLKPERSTLLDAGVRQSFGDNLSAEVTVFSNDYYDLIELLSVSTQRLELQFRNLSHARVQGVEAEVHLRFWRNRLGLRGNVTFLDSRSLVADPLYNLEIDEALPYRPRWSTFLSPEVRLGPWTFEADYRYAARFEQVSFFAGDERVPQRVLDLRARYAWRQFAILLQVKNAINYNYTVVERNLSEIRNFSLSLSGEF from the coding sequence ATGTCAACCGCTTTCATCTTTCGCCATTCGCTTGCCCGGCCGCGCCTGTGCGCGCTTGCGGTGTTTTTCCTCTTTGTCATCGTGAATCAAGGACGGCCCTACGGCACCATCACCGGCCAGGTGCGCGATGCGGAAACCGGCGACGCATTGCCGGGCGCCAACGTGCTGATCGCCCGGACGCTGTTGGGCGCCAGCGCCGATGCCAACGGCCGCTACCAAATCGCGAAGGTGCCGGCCGGCTCTTACACCGTGAGTGCCTCGCTCATCGGTTACAGCACGCAACGCCTCACCATTCAAGTGAATGATGACTCGACGCTGGTGCTCAATCTCGCGCTGCGCTCTTCGGCGATACCCTTCGATCAAGTGATCGTCACCGGTTCGCGCCAGGCTGAAGAGCTGCACGCCGCCGCGCACAGCGTGAGCGTGTTGGCCAGCTCCGAGATCCGCCAGCGCAACCGCTTTCGCATCGATGAAGCGCTGCAGAGCATTCCCGCGGTGCAACTCATCGGTGAAAACGTCAGCGTGCGCGGCGGCACCGGTTACAGCCTGCTCGGCCTGGGCGGCAGCCGCGTCCTGATGCTGATCGACGACGTGCCCGTGCTCACCAGCGATCTCGGCCGCGCCAATTGGGATTTGTTGCCGGTCACGGAAATCGAGCGCGTGGAAGTTTTGAAAGGTGCGGCCTCGGTGCTCTACGGCTCGGGCGGCATCAGCGGCGTGGTGAACGTCATCACGCGGGAACCGGCCAAAACCCCGCAGCTTTCGTTTCGCCAAAGCGCCGGTGTCTATGATGATCCCGCGGTGCCGGAATGGCGCTGGACCGGCCGCACGCTCTATTTCACCCGCAGTGACGTGAGCTACACCAACGTACTCGGCCGCTTGGGATTTCGCCTGGCCGCCTCCCGCCACACTTCCACCAGCGACCGCGACAACGGTGATTTCAGCCGCTGGTACCTCAGCAGCAAATCGGTTTTGCAGTTCCGCGACAACTCCAACCTGCGCCTGTTCCTCACCTACAACCGTGATGCGCGCGGCTTTTCCCTCTTCTGGAAGGAACAAAACCGCGCGCTCAGCACCGATTTTCACGATCGCATCAACGTCGACGGCTTTGCCGCTTCCGCCGTTTACAACAAATTGGTGAACCCGGTGCTGGCCATGAAGGCGCGACTTTCCTACAACGCCCAGCTCATCGGCCTGCCCTTCAACCTCTCCAAGGATTTCAAACCTGCGCTGGGCTGGAGCGGCGAGCTGCAGGGCAACTGGTTGCCGCACATCAATCACAATGTCACCCTCGGCGTGGATTATCGCCGCGACATGGTGGAATCGAAGTATTACGGCGAACACCAGGCCAGCTCGCTGTCGCCTTATGTGCAGGAAACGTGGAAGCTCTCCGGCGTGTGGCAGTTGAGTGTGGGCGCACGCTACGATCACTATGTGCTCGTCGGCGATTCGGCGGAAACGCAGATCAGTCCCAAACTCGGCTTCAGTTTCACGCCCCTGCCGAACACCATCCTGCACGCCTCGGTGGGCCGCGGCTTTCGCGCGCCCTCGATTGCCGAGCGCTTCAGCGAGAGCCAGCCCGGCGACAACGTGCGGCTGTTCAGCAATCCCGTGCTCAAGCCCGAACGCTCGACGCTGCTCGATGCGGGCGTGCGCCAGAGCTTCGGTGACAACCTTTCCGCCGAAGTGACGGTGTTTTCCAATGACTACTATGATCTCATCGAGTTGCTGTCGGTCAGCACGCAGCGGCTGGAATTGCAGTTCCGCAATCTTTCGCACGCCCGCGTGCAGGGCGTGGAAGCGGAAGTCCATCTGCGCTTCTGGCGCAACCGTCTGGGCCTGCGCGGCAACGTGACCTTTCTGGATTCGCGCAGCCTGGTGGCCGATCCGTTGTACAATCTGGAGATCGATGAAGCCCTGCCCTATCGCCCGCGCTGGAGCACGTTTCTCTCACCGGAAGTGCGCCTGGGGCCGTGGACGTTCGAGGCGGATTATCGCTATGCCGCTCGCTTCGAGCAAGTCTCCTTTTTTGCCGGCGATGAACGCGTGCCGCAGAGAGTGCTGGACCTGCGCGCCCGCTACGCCTGGCGGCAATTCGCCATCCTGTTGCAGGTCAAGAACGCGATCAACTACAATTACACCGTGGTCGAGCGCAATTTGAGCGAGATCCGCAACTTCTCGCTGTCGCTCTCCGGCGAGTTTTGA
- a CDS encoding VCBS repeat-containing protein codes for MSDFACPSPNQPRTLLAVEQRFQNLREYLAYPSSPRQRLQAIDKFLGWLGNEAEDCEPYLLELGQHVPALLDDLNEVGGAPEAWRAFWERLRALQAQVPALATIAGWPEAISKLQALLVAAFACTGDVAACVALIDPGFADKPPAWLQQLEAEPLGAPLALLNQARARAQAQHPEIAEALQGVMAQWPAMAADNDCVAVPVIERALPLHFEERPSGTLRRVAVRILATAKAASDEVDFNAHVAGAAASFFSPAQAPIGAARCLLAETHPRLAQTFFTGRIVLDAAHAWHAGGSANLAIAGLFYCAVLQFTDQREQFHLVGKVAITGDLDEKGETLPVDAATLGEKVQTVFFSTMEYLVVPKSQLVAAENAVEELARRYPNRRLTVIGVRHLREIFYDRRLAVRRRAGIARHLARTAWRKKFTVMGLATILALTLIIGKLLYGPLDKNPRVGVFAGESLLVKNKKGDVIDEIFVGPATVQRANSPGYDNELQGLHYVAFFDVDGDSLNEVFWLQWNDEKTAQPGMICCKSVGEDTLRWSISLRRTLNFPRKPDVKSDYFYPKQIAAGDFDGDGQGELFVNSSQDFFPALVMKLEASTGRELGHYVHVGQLNAMKMADLDQDGITEILLCGINNAFRKACLVVLDPRFIAGHSPWAGDYELTGYSAGLEKNYVLIPRTVVGDAFAEESKNNIALALFLEQARRNFFLLIRDASGPTPPLSTRQIMLYGYFGFDLRAQGFGTHDDYDLVAEKLQREGRLRRMPDFAYFEEYRKTMLYWDGAAWRNEPVMNKWYLKAREE; via the coding sequence ATGTCTGATTTCGCTTGCCCCTCTCCAAACCAGCCGCGCACGCTCCTTGCTGTCGAACAGCGGTTTCAAAACCTGCGGGAGTATCTGGCTTATCCTTCGTCCCCGCGGCAACGCTTGCAGGCGATCGACAAGTTTCTCGGCTGGCTCGGCAACGAAGCCGAAGACTGCGAGCCGTATTTGCTGGAGCTAGGCCAGCACGTGCCCGCTTTGCTTGACGATCTCAACGAAGTGGGTGGCGCGCCGGAAGCCTGGCGCGCTTTTTGGGAAAGGCTGCGCGCGCTGCAAGCCCAGGTGCCGGCGCTCGCCACGATTGCAGGCTGGCCGGAGGCGATCAGCAAGCTGCAAGCGCTGCTGGTTGCGGCCTTTGCCTGCACCGGTGACGTGGCAGCGTGCGTGGCTTTGATCGACCCGGGCTTCGCCGACAAGCCGCCGGCGTGGCTTCAGCAACTCGAAGCCGAGCCGTTAGGGGCGCCGCTGGCACTCCTCAATCAAGCACGTGCACGCGCACAAGCGCAGCATCCGGAGATCGCCGAAGCGCTGCAAGGAGTCATGGCGCAGTGGCCGGCAATGGCAGCAGACAATGACTGCGTCGCCGTTCCTGTGATCGAGCGTGCCCTGCCCCTTCACTTCGAAGAGAGGCCGTCAGGCACTCTGCGCCGTGTGGCCGTCAGAATTTTGGCAACCGCGAAGGCGGCCAGCGACGAGGTCGACTTCAATGCACATGTTGCAGGCGCAGCCGCGAGTTTCTTTTCTCCCGCACAGGCGCCGATTGGCGCAGCGCGGTGCTTGCTCGCGGAAACGCATCCACGCCTGGCCCAGACTTTTTTCACCGGCAGAATCGTTTTGGACGCCGCCCATGCCTGGCACGCAGGCGGGTCGGCGAATCTCGCGATTGCCGGCCTCTTCTACTGCGCCGTGCTGCAATTCACCGACCAACGTGAGCAGTTTCACCTGGTCGGCAAGGTTGCGATCACCGGCGACCTCGACGAGAAAGGGGAAACGCTGCCGGTTGATGCAGCAACGCTCGGGGAAAAGGTACAAACCGTTTTCTTCTCGACGATGGAATACCTCGTTGTGCCGAAATCACAGCTTGTGGCCGCAGAAAACGCGGTGGAAGAACTGGCCCGGCGATATCCCAATCGCCGTCTCACCGTCATCGGCGTCAGGCATCTGCGCGAGATTTTCTACGACCGCCGCCTGGCCGTACGCCGGCGTGCCGGAATAGCCCGGCACCTGGCCCGCACAGCGTGGCGGAAAAAGTTTACCGTGATGGGATTGGCGACGATTCTTGCCTTGACTTTGATTATCGGCAAGCTGCTTTACGGGCCGCTGGACAAGAATCCCAGAGTGGGGGTATTTGCCGGCGAGTCGTTGCTGGTCAAGAACAAAAAGGGCGACGTTATCGACGAAATTTTTGTGGGCCCGGCTACGGTGCAGCGGGCCAACAGCCCAGGGTATGACAACGAACTGCAGGGTTTGCACTACGTGGCTTTTTTTGACGTCGATGGCGACAGCCTCAACGAAGTCTTTTGGCTGCAATGGAACGATGAGAAAACGGCACAACCCGGCATGATTTGCTGCAAATCAGTTGGGGAAGATACCTTGCGCTGGTCGATCTCCCTGCGGCGCACGCTGAACTTTCCCCGCAAGCCGGATGTGAAGAGTGACTATTTCTATCCCAAGCAAATCGCTGCCGGCGATTTTGACGGTGATGGCCAGGGCGAATTGTTCGTCAACTCCAGTCAAGACTTTTTCCCTGCGCTGGTCATGAAGTTGGAGGCCAGTACCGGCAGGGAATTGGGGCATTACGTGCACGTCGGGCAATTAAACGCGATGAAAATGGCCGATCTGGATCAGGATGGAATCACGGAGATCTTGCTGTGTGGCATCAATAATGCCTTTCGCAAGGCCTGTCTTGTCGTGCTCGATCCGCGCTTCATCGCCGGACATTCTCCTTGGGCGGGCGACTATGAACTCACCGGCTACTCTGCCGGCCTGGAAAAAAACTATGTGCTCATTCCCAGAACCGTGGTCGGCGATGCGTTTGCAGAGGAATCGAAGAACAACATTGCGCTCGCGCTGTTCCTGGAGCAGGCCCGCCGGAATTTCTTTTTGCTCATCCGCGACGCTTCCGGGCCCACGCCGCCTTTGAGCACCCGGCAGATCATGTTGTATGGCTACTTCGGTTTTGATTTGCGCGCGCAGGGGTTCGGCACACATGACGATTACGATTTGGTGGCGGAGAAACTGCAGCGCGAAGGCCGTCTCCGCCGCATGCCGGATTTCGCCTATTTTGAGGAATACCGGAAAACCATGCTGTACTGGGACGGCGCCGCGTGGCGCAACGAGCCGGTGATGAACAAATGGTATTTGAAGGCACGGGAAGAGTGA
- a CDS encoding bifunctional helix-turn-helix domain-containing protein/methylated-DNA--[protein]-cysteine S-methyltransferase, giving the protein MAANNFSHQAEDYRRIEQAILFVHSNFRRQPSLEEIARSVHLSEHHFQRLFSRWVGISPKRFLQFLTKEYAKKLLEQSGNLLEVTYEAGLSSPGRLHDLFVACEAVTPGEFKSEGQGLQIDYGFHATPFGECLLARTGRGICGLYFVKGGQRKPALGQLKAHWPQAVLREAPAATAPLVTRIFSPAAGKKIAPLHLFVKGTNFQIKVWEALLRIPLGGLVSYEDLAAHLGMPRAARAVGNAVAKNPVSFVIPCHRVVRKVGETGNYGGGPLRKKAILAWEAAQANAGGS; this is encoded by the coding sequence ATGGCAGCAAATAACTTTTCCCACCAAGCCGAAGATTATCGCCGCATCGAACAGGCGATTCTCTTCGTGCACAGCAACTTCCGCCGCCAACCCAGCCTGGAAGAAATCGCGCGCAGCGTCCATCTCAGCGAGCATCACTTCCAGCGCTTGTTCAGCCGCTGGGTGGGAATCAGTCCCAAACGATTTCTGCAATTTCTGACCAAGGAATACGCCAAGAAACTTCTGGAACAATCCGGCAATCTGCTGGAGGTCACTTACGAAGCCGGCTTGTCCAGCCCCGGCCGCTTGCACGACTTGTTCGTGGCCTGCGAAGCCGTGACCCCGGGGGAGTTCAAAAGCGAAGGCCAGGGTCTGCAAATTGATTACGGCTTTCATGCCACGCCCTTTGGCGAATGCCTGCTGGCGCGCACCGGCCGCGGCATTTGCGGACTCTATTTCGTGAAGGGCGGACAGCGCAAACCCGCACTCGGCCAACTCAAAGCCCACTGGCCGCAGGCGGTATTGCGCGAAGCACCGGCCGCCACGGCGCCGTTGGTGACGCGCATTTTCTCTCCGGCTGCCGGAAAGAAAATTGCGCCGCTGCACTTGTTCGTCAAAGGCACCAATTTTCAGATCAAAGTTTGGGAGGCGTTGCTGCGCATTCCGCTGGGCGGGCTGGTGTCGTATGAAGACCTGGCAGCGCATCTCGGCATGCCGCGGGCAGCGCGGGCGGTGGGCAACGCAGTAGCCAAGAATCCGGTTTCGTTCGTCATTCCGTGCCATCGCGTCGTGCGCAAGGTGGGTGAGACCGGCAACTACGGCGGCGGGCCGCTGCGCAAGAAAGCGATCCTGGCGTGGGAGGCGGCGCAGGCCAACGCCGGAGGAAGCTGA